From Coffea arabica cultivar ET-39 chromosome 10e, Coffea Arabica ET-39 HiFi, whole genome shotgun sequence, one genomic window encodes:
- the LOC140015236 gene encoding uncharacterized protein has protein sequence MAIMSFLASLSPEFETAKFQILSSPEISSLQDVFSKVLRTENSQSVQSSSALVSQTNKYEFGKQQYKGGDKGIDTRGQNAEVVVCHYCHKSGHIKRDCKRLQYKNQRTQSAHIASTNDAIIHEKSVTISTNEFAKFSQYQESLKSSSTPVTPITESGKPNTCIVSSFSKWVIDSGATDHMTGNSSLFSTFQPHTSASIVTLADGSKSRVLGSGSVNPTPLISLSSVLSLPELSFNLISMSKLIRALNCSTQFFPDYCLFQDFTTKQIIGKGHESGGLYILDTQIPKSIACSEISLSSLDYESCQFAKHHRVNLSPRVNKQADALFALVYSDVWGPNPITSKTGFKYFVALVDDHSHPVSSDDLPIALSKALSHPGRRNAMIKEMNVLDGNDTWNLVNLPVGKKAIGSKWVFTVKFNPDGSVARLKARLIARGYAQIYGEDYSDTFSPIAKLTSVRYQEYLSYGDLQEEVYMEKPPGFVAQGEFEKLTKEGELLEDPGRYRRLVGKLNYLTVTHLDIAYSVSVASQYMCNPTVNHWAAVEQILCYLKRAPGHGILYKNHGHTKIECFSNANRAGSKAD, from the exons ATGGCGATTATGAGTTTTTTGGCTAGTCTTTCACCTGAATTTGAAACTGCTAAATTTCAGATTCTTTCGAGTCCTGAGATCTCATCCTTGCAAGATGTGTTTAGTAAGGTACTTCGCACAGAGAATTCCCAATCTGTTCAGTCCAGTAGTGCTCTTGTTAGTCAAACTAACAAATATGAATTTGGAAAACAGCAATACAAAGGTGGTGATAAAGGAATTGACACGCGGGGACAGAATGCAGAAGTGGTTGTGTGTCACTATTGTCATAAATCAGGTCATATAAAGCGTGATTGCAAGAGATTGCAGTACAAGAACCAGAGAACTCAATCCGCACATATTGCTTCTACCAATGATGCGATTATTCATGAAAAGTCTGTTACGATCTCTACAAATGAATTTGCTAAATTTTCTCAGTACCAAGAATCATTAAAGTCTTCATCTACTCCTGTAACTCCCATCACCGAGTCAGGTAAACCAAACACATGCATTGTGTCCTCATTCTCCAAATGGGTAATTGATTCTGGTGCCACAGATCATATGACAGGTAATTCTAGTCTATTTTCTACCTTTCAGCCACACACATCTGCGTCTATAGTTACCTTAGCTGATGGGTCAAAATCTCGTGTTCTTGGATCAGGCTCAGTTAACCCTACTCCATTAATCTCATTGTCATCTGTCTTAAGTTTGCCTGAGTTGTCTTTTAATCTAATTTCTATGAGTAAACTTATTCGTGCCCTTAATTGTTCTACACAATTCTTTCCCGACTATTGCTTGTTTCAAGATTTTACGACGAAGCAAATTATTGGTAAAGGGCATGAATCTGGAGGTCTTTACATCCTTGACACACAGATACCAAAGTCCATAGCTTGTTCTGAAATT AGTTTGTCTTCATTAGATTATGAGTCTTGTCAGTTTGCCAAACATCATCGTGTTAATCTGAGCCCTAGGGTCAATAAACAAGCGGATGCTCTTTTTGCATTAGTTTATTCAGATGTCTGGGGACCTAATCCAATCACTTCTAAAACTGGATTCAAGTATTTTGTTGCTCTTGTCGATGACCATTCTC ATCCTGTCTCAAGTGATGATCTTCCTATTGCTCTTAGCAAAG CCTTATCCCATCCTGGGCGGCGCAATGCTATGATAAAGGAGATGAATGTTTTAGATGGTAATGATACTTGGAACTTAGTTAATTTACCTGTAGGGAAGAAGGCTATTGGGAGTAAGTGGGTTTTTACAGTTAAATTCAATCCTGATGGGTCGGTTGCTCGGTTGAAAGCTCGTCTTATTGCCAGAGGCTATGCCCAAATCTATGGAGAGGATTATTCTGACACTTTTTCTCCTATTGCTAAGTTAACATCTGTCAG ATATCAAGAATACCTTTCTTATGGAGACCTCCAAgaggaagtttatatggagAAACCACCTGGGTTTGTTGCTCAGGGGGAGTTTGAGAAG CTCACAAAAGAAGGTGAATTGTTAGAAGATCCTGGCAGGTATAGAAGATTGGTTGGAAAGTTGAATTATCTCACAGTGACTCATCTAGATATCGCGTATTCAGTTAGTGTTGCTAGTCAATACATGTGTAATCCTACCGTTAATCATTGGGCAGCTGTAGAACAaattttgtgttatttaaaaagaGCTCCTGGACATGGTATTCTGTATAAAAATCATGGTCATACTAAGATTGAGTGTTTTTCAAATGCTAATCGGGCAGGATCCAAGGCAGATTGA